tttaaaaaggaagCCCAGTCATCAGTTTATtagttaaaaagcaaaaaagtgCAACACATTGGATTTCAGATGATATATCCCAGTTTGTGTCTGTGGCAGactttgaaatattaaaacaggAGTAAACCtggtctctcctctctctcaggtTCCCTCCTCCACGGTGGACTTTGTGAAGCAGAAAGGTGTCGACGTCAGAGTCCTCCAGACGGAGAAGGCGGTCGCTGAATACAACAAACTGGCCGGACAGGGCGCCAAGGTGGGCGGAGTCTTCCACTCCACCTGTTGATGGTGTCAACCGTCCCTTGCTGTGCCGCGTGTGGTTGGGGCAGTTTCTTTTGTCAGACGCACATAAAGAAGGGGCAGAGCTTTGCCTCGGGGACTCTTGTCCAGTTTGATCTGCATGTTTATCAACTTTGCAAATTAATTTCAGCCTAGATTCAGCTCTAGAGCTTTTGGCAAATGTACAGGAATCTGCAGAGGTCGTCTTGGTGTGAGTTCACTGCAGCAACTCTTCTGCACAGATCAGCTTCGTTTCATATGTGCAACCATTTATGAACACAGTGTGCAGCGATGCACACGGCTCCCATCTAactttaaaaatagttttactCCCAAATAGGACTAAAACACAGCCCTTCTCTgttccaacatttttttattattgttgtattgttCAAAGGCAGATCAGAACTATTCAGCGTCCTTCATTATTAAAGACACAACAGCAAATACATTGATCTGCATCAAACTCTAGACACTGTTTTTTTGAATTTAGAAAGAACCTTTTGTGCcatgcttttcatttcttgGCCAAGTTACAGGAAACAATAGGAATCTCTTCCCCTGGTAAAGTTCCTGAACCTTtgattttgtaaaataaagtatCTGAAACATATAGTAGAAAAAAGAGCAGCTCTTTGTGTATTTGATTCCAGATAAAGATGAAATCCACAAACACCATCTAATAGCTAATGAGATTATTTTAGGAGAAATTGAAGATGCACAAACCTGCAGGTGACCTCAGAGGCCAACTTTGTGGAATGTATTGTGATGATATGGTggtgataataaaaacattttctcatgagaggaaaatgtattttctgcttgtttgctacacaaaataaatataatgaatcATCTCCGTGTCGCTGTCTTTTTAACACACTACTGCAGAGTAGTAAAAGGCAAACAAATACTACAAGTAATAAAACACTCTCTACTTCCTACAACATAAATTATGTTACGCCATAAGTGGTTTTTctgtacagttgtttttgtgaaaGTGGAAATCTGAAAGGAGTCTCTGTCCTCGTGTTCCAGCGCCTCTAACGGCGGGCGGGTTTGGGCATGATGTAGACTTTGACAGGTTTGCTGAACTGAATCGTTCCCTCGACGGCGGCCTCTGGTGGCAGGAGGGTGTCCATGCTGTCGCTCCATCCCAGCTTGGAagctgaggaggtggaggacgaggaggaggaggaggtgtaggcCAGCAGGAGGCGCACCTCGATCTGAGACGGCtctgagagacacacagaggacgaggacgaggagacGTTTAGGCTCCACTACTACTACATACACTACACGTCCACTATTAAATTAGAtctgctgtgttgtttattACACTGACCTGTCCAAGCCCAGTGGGACAGATAAACTTGTGTGATGAGTCGGTGTCTGTTTGGTCCGGGCTTCCTGAAGTCTCCAGGTTTAGGATGGATCACGTGACTCTGGCCGTCTGGATAGAGAACCTAGAGAGACAGCAGTTTAACTTTAGTACTAGAGGACAAACGTTTTAGTCAGGTGTGAAAAATGCTgttttctgacagttctgagctgatggctctgctggacgtGAGGTGTTTTTCACGcactgcactaagtttccttggtcaaccactgcgtctacgatcctacaaaatccatgactttgtgcaagtgtacctgtAAGGACTGTACAGAAAATATGATCTAACACGTTTAGAGTATTACACACAAATagttcacttttaaaaaaagtaccTAGTTATAGAGTATATAACTAGCTCTCTCTCTGCAATCTGTATATTCCGTTATATTCCAATATTAGGAACTACAGCCAACCTTTCACACTGGCTACCAGAATTTTTCCTGCCTGATGgctaattatattatattatatctgGAGGGTGGcattcttattttatgtttttaatcatcatttgtttgcactttttatttattatttcttcttttaattgtaGTAGGTTTGTAGTTTTAACATCACTCTTGTCAGGTAGTTAAACTGAAATTGtttgtattataataaaatgtctctttaacaTCTTCATTGTCACTTTCCCTTTAGGATAAGATACGTTAACTTATCTTAAAACAGTAATAAAACCAGTAACGGTCTGTTCTGGTCTCTACACTCCAGCACTAATCATGAGTCGAGGAGCTGACCTGGACTTTAACGGTGTTTTGAGGATCCTGAACGTGCTCCAGTGTGGCATCGATGTCTAGCGCCACCACCAGGCCAGACGTGAACCTCAGCGGGTTGTCGGACTCCCCCGTCGGCTCTATGATGGTGGCCGTGGCTCGATGGATCTGTTAACCAAAAGATAAACGGACAGAAAGAAATAAGCTTCGTGAAGCCGTGTGGTCGCTGTAGAACTCACACTAGGATGCagggactttttattttacctgtTCAGGGagtctgagctgcagcaggCCGCTCTGTCTGAGGGTCGTCTGCAGGATCTTCACCAGCTCCACTGGTTTACAAGACGACAGGCGAGGCATCAGCTCCAAGAGCTTATCAACAAAACTGTCCTGGAGGTGGGGCAGCTCGGTCAGAAACAACCTGAGAGGATCAAGAAAGAGACTCTGACAGTTAGTCTGGTCCAGGTTTATTCTACCACAGGTCTTAAATATGAACAAGACTTTAAATCACATACAAAGAGAAGAACAACATAGAACAAGCAGAGCcttttaatgtctcattttgtttcttttttttaaattaaaagtacaaataaaTTGTGAGGGGTATGGTTAAGGTCTTATCTGATATCAGTTTGTGCAagctgaacagaatattaatttaaataatataaacacaacTGAGACAAAGATATAAATGAATCAACATAagataaaatacacaacaaactgtcataattatcataataaaaacatctgtgtatTGAATACAGCAatacagaacacagagaacaagTGGCAGGGACTGCACATGTCTTGCTAGCTCGGCTAACGTAGTGTCATAACATATCAGTACCTAATTAATTGATGTTTCATTAATTCATTGCACAATGAATCGAGTTGACTTTGTGGCTAATGTACGATTTTACTACCTGAGCAGGTTGGAGACAAAAGGTTTGGGACCGTATCGACCGGAGGATTTAATCATGTCAAGAAGGATAGAAGataaaactaggtcattcaaccaggagcgGTTGAAGCGGTAAACTTTGTTTCCCAGAGCTCATTAAAATGGCGCTaggtgagtctaatttatttttaatctaaatggaattgataatgtagtttacatagTTTGAATTATGATggaatttgtgtatttcataaCTGGTGATacatgtgtggctgtgtgtggggggacacaacctcacggagctgttcacctgtctgtggtgctgaaatggctGGCTGTGGTGTATTGTGTATGGTgactttgtgtatttgtattgaTTGCTGTGAACGCTGTTCATGCCATGatcagtgcatttttttttattattgttgttgcgTATTGTTTttgatcttgagtatttgatatagtgagatcttgaacactgctgTTTGGTGGCGTTATTGATATGATGATATGTCATCTTTGGCACAGTTTTTATGGTGGTTTGAACTGATACCTTCCAGCAAAATCAAATCCACCTGGTACCAAGTATCGGAAATTAATGTCTCTTGCGAGGCACGAGAAGACACAGAACCGATTTGATAGTTTAGGAATATATAGGAGATATTATTACCTCTGAAAGGACTCAATGTCCTGCAGAAACTTCTCACAGCTGCTGATGAGTGGATCCAACCTGTGGAGAGATGACAggctcagaaacatctgtaCAGAGCGGGTGGACAAAgctgtgctggtgtgtgagCGTACTGACCCTTGTCTGGTGCGAGCCATCAGGATGAGCTGCAGAGCTTTGGCCTGGAGGCGAACGTGATGTATGGAGGccacctgtctgctctccaaaCCGCTGTACAGGAACTCCAGCTTGTAGGTTTCCTCTAAGATCTGTTAACacgtgcaaataaaaaaaaaaaacatgcaaacgtCACGCGACACAATCTCACGGGTGTTTTAAgacttaaatgtgtgtgtgtctgaatgttgACCTGCTGAGCGGCTGCTGTGGCTGTGACGTTTTGTTTGAGGCAGAGAGGAACCGCCATGCTCCACAGCTTCTCCTGCAGAGCCTGAGGAAACAAGACGGAGGAAAGACTCGTTACAGACGACGCCCATTTCCCAGTTTCTTCCCACATGCCATAACTTATCCTCATCCCATATAATCTTTGTTacacaatgtttttaaatgttatatactgtatagtgtatatatacGGTTTCTGATCAGTATTCCTGCTGTACTCTGAGCCACTGCACCGAAATTGAAATCTAAATGACCAATAAAGTAAGTAAGTCCAAGTCTGAGTCAGAAAATCTAGAATAAATTATCGATAAGCACTTccacacatttatatttgatAGATGGGGCATTAGCGTCAATTTACTGCAATTTCggtaatttatttaaaacatttcaaacatttcttttagtttggTTGTACACTTTATTAAACGGGACCCTTTTTATGACAATTTTGTCTTGTGTGGGTGAAAACTGAGGATGACAAAAGACAATAATTACCAAGTGAATCgcacacaaatatataaaaagtctGCTAATATggaagaaaataatacatatttatttttggaagacGTCTTAAATTATCTGCTTAATTGAGAAAACATGGTGGAGCTGCTTATTtatcacttattttattttccttgatctgtattgtttttatccATTACTTAGTACCTATATTCTACAGttacttataataataatataataatctgGGACCTAAGAACATCACTtcattccatctcatgcttTTGTACAGTTGcaaatggcaaataaaaatCCTATGCATCATGCAGATTCACAACTTTTTAACACAACGTTACCACTAGATAATGTATAAAGCATGAAATACTTATATGTTGctttaataaagtaaatattcatattgaaataCCAGGATCAATATGAATAATATGTGTATAACAACATCtccttgcaaaaaaaacacattttagaaacAGCTGCTGAAGCTCCTGACTGCAGAGCGTGGATAaatccactagggggcagatGACAAGTCTTACCTTCATGAGCAGCAGCTGGCAGCGCAGGTATGTCGCACAGAAATCTGCAGCTCCAGCGAGCTCCGTCTGCAGCTCCCCGAGCCGCTGGAGGTCTCTGAAAAGTTAATTCATCATTTAGTCACAAAAGTCTcaaattcattaaaacattCCCTGATTTAAATCAGGCATTTCTGGAGCTTCTGTGATCTTGATTTACCGTATGGTGAAGTCCAGCAGGTCCTGGGCTCCGGGCGCCTCCAGGTTCTGGATGGTGCTGACTCTGTTGAGACTCTGCTGGAGGAAGAGCTGAGCCGATTCTACAGAACCAGTACCACAGCCCGAGTCCACCGAGTCCAGGCCGTAGATCTGCTTTCTGCCCGGCAACTAAAACAGACGAGGCAGCATTAATGTGGAACTGGGATTTAGCCTGTTGTGGTTTAGTTTTGCataatttttgtatttattattaccAACACCTCGTGTGAATTGTTATTCTCTACTTTTCCATAAGTTCCATGTAGGAAACAAATGCAGCCATTATTTAACTGAATACTGCAGGATTAATAGTGCCTTCATTCAATGTTTACTTTCCCTCATCTTGTGTGCATTGCCCTTGATACTAAATGTTGCTGCAACActgaaaatgtccccactgtgggataaattttCTCAGTTTCTGCTCTTACTCTGAGTGGTGGGACGAGGTGGGACAGGCTGTCCCTCAGGTAGGCGTAGTGTCTGAAGGTGTGGTCGGAGAAGAGCGCCGGCATAGTGGGACACGACTTAGCAGCGTTGAACACCAGAACCAGAACGGCAATGTCTGAGATCAGCAACCAGAGTAAAGGAAGACAAGAGGAACAGCTTTGGGCACAAAAACTCTGCTCTTACTTTATATCATGTTTGTTATTTAGTGTCACGTTGCAGAaggaaatgttgttgttttttgcagatTCTTAGGAACATGTGAGGGATACAGGCTGGATCGTCCATGTCTGGCTCTGGCGTGTCAAAATACGGATGCGTGCTGAGCAGTTCAGGAACCAGCGGCAACACCAGCGTCGGGTGGCGGGAGCCCAAGAACTTCAGACAtctagaagaaaataaaatgagccgTCAGTTCATTAATGGCTTTAAGCTTTTACATGAATGAAAAGTCGCTTATTtattagcctggaagccagaagTTAAAAGCAATTAAcgattaatgaaagaaaaaaggatcaaaacagattcctccaactgcaggtgagtatctggtcgTTAATGTTTCAGGTTTCAGGCTTTTAAAACTGAAGATTtggaaacatcttcaagaaattctacaagttgATTTGATGCTGGAGTGTCCACCagtaaatgttgatttaaattaattatgaGATGGTTTTATTGATTAACCCTTAACATAATATCATTCCTCTGGATTGTATGTGGGACAGCAGCAtctttctgaaccaatcagagctctggacataagctgtgtttgagtaaatgctgcaagATGcaatatgttattttcttctggtttcattgataaaaatcattataggattcaaccaacacatttttactacttttattattacaataccactttcaaaagagaccaagaccatgaagaAGCACCAAAATATTCATGAAGAGctttcagtttactttgggaacgtcctaaataggtgtttttttgcaaaaaggttgcaatgataagaggttaaaaaCTATTGGTATCTGCAGGCTGAGTGTCTAACATGTCTGAGTCTTACTTCCAGACAGAGTTGCGGTCGGTGGGATACTTGTTGAGGTTCTTCAGCAGGTCCAGCAGAGCCAGCTGGATGCACTCTTTAGTGGAGACGTTGGTGTAGCAGAGCAGCTCGTGGAGAGCTTCTCTGATGTCACGAGACGAGTCCTGGACACAGACACGGTGACTTCATTGGCGCATAATTCAGGGACTGTTTGGGATTACAGACGGattatttttcctgctgtgcGTACCTCCAACACGGCCAGCACGGTGTCCAGCTGGTCCTCTCGGAGCGTTATGTGGGTGGAGATTTCTCTCAGCACGTGGATGGACTGCAGCCTCACTTCCTCAATCTCGTCGTTGAACATGTCCACCAGGAAGTCCAGACACTTCTCAGCAAAGCTCGCAGACGAGCGGGCCAGCTGGCACAACGCCTCCACCGCCGCGATACGGACCTCTGACAAACATTTAAGACACAGGCA
This sequence is a window from Mugil cephalus isolate CIBA_MC_2020 chromosome 9, CIBA_Mcephalus_1.1, whole genome shotgun sequence. Protein-coding genes within it:
- the ints4 gene encoding integrator complex subunit 4, translated to MAAHLKKRVYEEFSKVVQIPHEEAPARKLRLSKPSKSAALHIDLCKATNSTDALQYLLQFARKPVEVESVEGVVRILLEHYYKETDNSVRLKIASLLGLLSKTQGFSPDCIVDDAINTLNNEKSHQVLAQLLDTLLVIGTQLPESPTARLRLIEVACKHLSDTSFGVRNKCLQLLGCLGIVDTPLTKDEGLGTSLGGMRDVQNIISDYFGDQDPRVRTAAIKAMLQLHERGMKIHQIIYEQACRLLSDDYEQVRSAAVQMVWVLSQLYPESIVPIPSSNEEIRLVDDAFGKISHMVSDGSWMVRVQAAKTLGSMLQVSPHFLEQTLDKKLMSDLRRKRTAHERAKELFASGEFSSGRKWADDAPKEKLDTNTVNLIASGACGAFVHGLEDEMFEVRIAAVEALCQLARSSASFAEKCLDFLVDMFNDEIEEVRLQSIHVLREISTHITLREDQLDTVLAVLEDSSRDIREALHELLCYTNVSTKECIQLALLDLLKNLNKYPTDRNSVWKCLKFLGSRHPTLVLPLVPELLSTHPYFDTPEPDMDDPAYIAVLVLVFNAAKSCPTMPALFSDHTFRHYAYLRDSLSHLVPPLRLPGRKQIYGLDSVDSGCGTGSVESAQLFLQQSLNRVSTIQNLEAPGAQDLLDFTIRDLQRLGELQTELAGAADFCATYLRCQLLLMKALQEKLWSMAVPLCLKQNVTATAAAQQILEETYKLEFLYSGLESRQVASIHHVRLQAKALQLILMARTRQGLDPLISSCEKFLQDIESFQRLFLTELPHLQDSFVDKLLELMPRLSSCKPVELVKILQTTLRQSGLLQLRLPEQIHRATATIIEPTGESDNPLRFTSGLVVALDIDATLEHVQDPQNTVKVQVLYPDGQSHVIHPKPGDFRKPGPNRHRLITQVYLSHWAWTEPSQIEVRLLLAYTSSSSSSSTSSASKLGWSDSMDTLLPPEAAVEGTIQFSKPVKVYIMPKPARR